The Gigantopelta aegis isolate Gae_Host chromosome 3, Gae_host_genome, whole genome shotgun sequence genome segment catatgATGTGGAGAAATTAAACAATGCTCAAAACTAGGAGGgaatgaaaaagaagagagaaaaaaagaaaagaaagatagaGTGGAGACCAGCAGACTGTTCACCTGTTGGAACTGCTGAATTGGATCTGGGGTATGTCAGCAGGGTTTTATCagctatgtttctagactctgATAATTGgcaccattccccaccattcccAACAGGTTATGTTGTTTTCTAgtctcaattttggagtaaaacaTTCCCAGtctaaatgtaaataattcccatttttattattatataaagatacattttgaaaacaatatgtaACACTTGGCAAACATACCTTTCCTCCCCTATAACATTtcataatgcaaaatagatatGTTAATTTCAATAAATTCAAGTATATGAATAGTATTActcttttaaattctaacttagcttgttttaaaatgaaagtgaaaattcaaaaaagaaagaaaaaagaagctaaAATTGACAAagtcaaagccatgggtgtcaagttaaatttgagaaataaaccctgggcccatattttcaaagctatcttagccctaTAAAATTGTAAATCCATTGTacgctatgatgtcactattcTCCTGAAACAACTACACGTGGTTGTCAaaatgagaaaagaaaaaaaagaaaagaacatctAATTTGTATTACCCCGGGGGCATCTGGTTCTGTCCTTTGTCCTGCAGGTCTGGGCGGAAGCTTTTCTCTGCAATAAAACATACAGGAGAATGATGAAATCAGAGCAACATCACATCTTATACATAAGAATGATGAAATCAGAACAACATCACAACTTAATAATTATACAGGAGAAAGATGAAATTGCAACAACATCATATCTTATACAGGAGAATGATGAAAGCAGAACATCACATCGCATACAGGAGAATAATGAAATCAGAACATCACATCTTATATAAGAGAATGATGAAACCAGAATATCTTATACAGGAGAATGACGAAAGCAGAACATTACAACATTACATCGTATACAGGAGAATGATGAAATCAGAACATCACATCTTATATAAGAGAATGATGAAATCAGAACATCTTATACAGGAGAATGACAAAAGCAGAACATCACATCATCACATCGTATACAAGAGAATGATGAAATCAGAACATCACATCTTATATAAGAAAATGATGAAATCAGAACATCACATCTTATTTAAGAGAATGATGAAATCAGAACatcacatatttatataagagaATGATGAAATCAGAACAACATCACATCTTATACAAGAGAATGATGAAATCAGAACATCACATCTTTTACAGGAGAATGATGAAATCAGAACAACATCACATCTTATACAGGAGAATGATGAAATCAGAACATCACATCTTATTTAAGAGAATGATGAAATCAGAACAACATCACATTGTATACAGGAGAATGATGAAATCAGAACATCACATCTTATATAAGAGAATGATGAAACAGAACAACATCACATCTTATATAAGAGAATGATGAACTCGGAACAACATCACATCTTATCCAGGAGAATGATGAAATCAGAACATCACATCTTATATAAGAGAATGATGAAATCAGAGCATCACATATTTATATGAGAATGATGAAATCAGAACATACATGCAttagtatgcatgtatataaagtgcatcatgatatattatatacatatacaaatgtatatgtaaacagtttacatatataatatattatgtatgcacTAACATACTATACATACCGGGGTACTAATATTATGTTAACTTTTCCTTCAAGAATGAATAATAAGAACACTTTAAACATCAACCAAATTCAaacattaatcattaaaaaatatttaatgaacaATGTACCTTGGATCTTCTGCTTTTGCATTTCCTCTACCGTATATGGGAATGACTTTGTCTTTGCCCGTGCCAGCCTTGCATACTGGACATGTCTGTCGGTTGGGTCTTGTTTCTAGCCACTGGTGTAAACATGGCCAGctgaaattaacaaaacaacttATGATAACTAATCAAAATAagtgtatctacatgtatatataatagatgTAGTGGCTGATATTGGTattgtcataatatttgtacttggcaAAGGACTTTGTATGTCTGATAACTTGCGCCTAATCCTTTTATAtctgaaatacaatatttttataatatgtttcaatcaactaGTAAAAATGTCttctttaacgataccactaaagcacattaattaattaatcatgagcTACTGGAAAATTCAAACATGTCTTGGAGAAAAATCTGTTAAAGtttcccattaacagcaagagatctttttatatatatatatatatatatatatatatatatatatatatatgtgtgtgtgtgtgtacttttccacagaaaggagagcacataccaaagtctttgatatataccagttgtggggcctcagttgggacggggggggggggggggatgtgtcTGCTGAATGGGTTCAATCTTAGGACCCAAACACCTCAGCCAACCTGGTTAACCAACTgtgctaaatcctgccccatgTACTTTGGGGTCATCAATATAACAGTATTAGtatgtttacaaaaacaaatattatattttgtttccttTCCACCCCCAACCACCATAATAATGGCATATGCAATGGGCCAAAACCCACCTCCCCTCTGTACACATACACATCTAACAGCAATGAAATCGTGAACACACATTtctatatacagtcagacctcgttacaatgaccatgtttgtccctgggtcactttgtcgtcATATGGAAATTGCCGGTGTATCGAATTGTCATGAGTTATCTCCAATGCCAAAATAacgtaacaaaaaatactaattaatattaactgaagactgaatagcatttaaataattaatgcaatgcaattattattaaaaacaacaaatacatgtacggtatatatatattaaatatgttttaaaaaaacatcattaaatatattaaacaaggcgcATTCACCATTGCTTGGTTAAAGACATCTCCGACTGGTACctgtttcgtttacaaaatatcatgaaaatagaagatattattgtttaaagttaatcctttaattggttaactaaaggtttatttgcaaaagcaatacatgtctacagattttGCAAATATCAGTAGCTTGGACAGCATGTGACACCGTCGGCTCACTATGAGATCaagtggctgtgtgtgtactgccaacgtgctacggtatctgtgattatgtaatgtcgttgtaaagaggtgtttttagATGTCAGATGTACGTCTGATCCTAATTTGCTCCATCGGTGTCGGcaggtgtgaattccggtgtaatgaacagaataatgTTCAAtgatgtacgtttgttcccgacaatttgtggtcggatggtgtaaatgtcatagtaacaacggtcgttgtaacgaggtctgactgtactgTGATTCGGTCGTTTGTGGCACATTTTGTCATGTAAATCTTTGTACAAATATTGACAAAATTGACGGCTGCAAATCATTCATCAGgcactaaatatttttaaaacatgcacAAAAAGGTAACCTTTTACTATATATGTACTAAATTTAGaatctttttgttgtttttgtttatcaacaaaagcacatttatttatttataactgactaatggatgccaaacatttggtaattttaacacatgGTCTTCGAGGAAACACattccatttttccattagctgcaagggatcttttatatgcactttcaaagTTTCTCACATGTGTACCAAAATTTGTAGCATGGATCAGCCATAGATATTATTAACTACAATGTATGTCACCTGACTCAGTGAGTGAAACATTAAgtggtatacatgtagcttacactggcagaactttcattaaaacaaaaatgtttagtgTTTTATCAACGATTCAAGACATGTTCAGACATACACAGATCAATGTTTTCGGTGTGTGTTTTGGGAAGGGGGTGTCAGGATAGAAACGGTTGTTTAACAACTTACTGTACTTTAAAAAAGTGCTACACCGAtcgtttattcagttaaatggtaCAATTTATTCTGTCAGTTGGCCTTTGACAGCCTTGAACCTTGATTGATCAGCACAGGAATCCTGTTACACTTAAGCGCCTTCCTGGCAGATTAGCAGTCCCAGTAGATGTCTGGTAAAATTAGCAAACACCAATTAACACGAGAATGTGAGCTAAAGACTCAGACTGGTCTATTGTTAGGTATTGAAGATGTGTTTTACCAATCATAGTAATTagtagctcgagtactctgactgtaagagacctagacggacatttggacagttatacactctcattacagtcagagaccaacctatgtatttttttggcaattcctgacaaccaaaaagttggcaaagattcccgctctaataccacaccaatcctatgtttgacgtcaaatacctttacatcgataatttttgagttaactgataaaaaaaaatccacatattaatcactaatacacatactacagaaagaaatccgacagcacccacattcagctatgcttcgtgacactccgtcgccataattacaaagctcggcgatctatttcgagatgtagatcacgtgatcgcccactgggcaattccgccttgtgcagcagttacaggggctgtctcataccaagcgacgttacaacatggattAGTTTCGTTTTGTGTTTCTGCGATGGAATGTGCATGCTGTAAAGAACGTTTCGAGAATAAAAGTGGACGGTTGCGTAGAACAGGAATTTGTACACAATTCAAAGGTGGGCCCAGTGCTGCACAGACATTAAGTGATGTTTTTGATGTAACTGTTACTCCCGAAAAAGAATTATTCGTCTGTCTCCAATGTAGTTTGACGATTCGTTCCTTggacacaaaaaaaccccacaattgtCAACTGTGGAGATCAAATttagaaaagttaaaaaaccCAGGCTCATACATAGCCACAAAACTGCCAGCCACCCCAAGTGCCCGACAAACACCAAAGCGACAGAGTGGTACACATGCCAAGCAGGCATACTAGTCTTAGATCAAAGACTTTTTCACCTGGAGAAAAGgtgaatataatattgtttctgtgtgtgtgtgttacttttACGAGTTTTAGATTAGTGTAACTTCATTGTAACGTtgcttggtatgagacggcaCCTGTAAccgctgcacaaggcggaatcaccctgtgggcgatcacgtgatctacatctcgaaatagatcgccgagctttgtaattcttgcgacggagtgtcacgaagcggaGCTTAATGTgtgtgctgtcggatttctttctgtagtatgtgtattagtgattaatatgtggattttttttttattagttaactcgaaaatgatcgatgtaaaggtatttgacgtcaaacataggattggtgtggtattagagcgggaatctttgccaactttttggttgtcaggaattgccaaaaaaatacataggttggtctctgactgtaatgagagcgtataactgtccaaatgtctgtctagctctcttacagtcagagtactcgggctaagtaATTAGGTGTGCTCGAGATACTGTTACACGTTATTTGCAAGAGGTAATTGACTGCCACGCTCGTACtcatgttaattgtttttttaaagcactTGAAATCAAGGGCGTAGCAGCAATTGATTTAAAGCGCTTACAAGCCATCAAATCGCTTACTTTATGGACCAAGgctagttcataaaaataaactcgaatgtgcatttacattcgagtttatcTTTATGAACTAGGACCAAGGCTCACTAAGCCTTGCAGCCCTGGAGAAACTCCTGAATACTAATTATGCACCTGGATATGTTTGAAGAgcatcttgtgattaaaaaattataagatatgttatatttattgtgtatgaagccaaaacatggGTGCGAAGAGTAACTGTCGTCGACAGAATGGAGTGGGGGGAGGCCATTTATTTAGAGAGAAGAGGAGGGCTTAGGATACTTAACCAAGGTGTTACCTATCAGTATTACATTCTATATTAGCGAAGCCTCACCAAAACAAATGTCCACACATGCTGACAACTGGGTCTTTCGCTGTATCCAGACAAATGTTACATTCATATAACCCTTCTGTTTCATCAGGAGGTGTCTGTTTGGGATCCCCTTCCCCATCAGGAGGCGTTGAACTTGAAGTA includes the following:
- the LOC121369336 gene encoding E3 ubiquitin-protein ligase RNF185-like: MSTSSSTPPDGEGDPKQTPPDETEGLYECNICLDTAKDPVVSMCGHLFCWPCLHQWLETRPNRQTCPVCKAGTGKDKVIPIYGRGNAKAEDPREKLPPRPAGQRTEPDAPGGFNGFGFGDGGFQFSFGIGAFPFGLFAQTFNFNDGRPSPPPQNSPQQAEEQFLSRVFLWVAIVFIVWLLLA